One part of the Salinivirga cyanobacteriivorans genome encodes these proteins:
- the floA gene encoding flotillin-like protein FloA (flotillin-like protein involved in membrane lipid rafts), with product MSITFYIVIVVAIIVVLWIFLYFVPIGLWFSALVSGVRISLLQLILMRWRKVPPAVVVRALIEGTKAGLKLERNDLEAHYLAGGHVEQVVHALVSASKANIDLPFKMATAIDLAGRDVFEAVQMSVNPKVINTKPVTAVSKDGIQLICKARVTVRANIKQLVGGAGEETVLARVGEGIVSSIGSSADHKAVLENPDNITRVVLSKGLDAGTAFEILSIDIADIDIGKNIGAGLQIDQADADKNIAQARAEERRAMAVAQEQENKALAQEMRAKVIKAEAEIPKAMAEAFRSGNLGVMDYYRMKNIDADTKMRDSIADEDSDGDIPHNE from the coding sequence ATGAGTATTACCTTTTATATTGTGATTGTGGTTGCCATAATCGTTGTCCTTTGGATTTTCCTTTATTTTGTACCCATCGGACTATGGTTTTCTGCCCTGGTTTCAGGTGTCCGGATATCGCTTCTACAATTGATCCTGATGCGCTGGAGAAAAGTGCCACCAGCTGTAGTGGTAAGAGCATTAATCGAAGGAACCAAAGCAGGCCTTAAGTTGGAGCGAAACGACCTGGAAGCACATTACCTTGCAGGAGGACATGTGGAGCAGGTTGTACATGCATTGGTCTCCGCCAGCAAAGCAAATATTGATTTACCGTTTAAAATGGCAACCGCCATCGACCTGGCCGGTCGCGATGTGTTTGAAGCGGTGCAAATGTCGGTAAACCCCAAAGTTATAAACACAAAACCAGTAACAGCAGTCTCTAAAGACGGTATTCAGCTTATTTGTAAAGCCAGGGTAACCGTAAGAGCTAATATAAAGCAGCTCGTTGGTGGTGCTGGCGAAGAAACTGTACTGGCACGTGTAGGTGAAGGTATTGTTTCATCCATTGGTTCATCTGCTGACCATAAAGCAGTGCTTGAAAATCCCGATAATATCACAAGGGTAGTACTCTCAAAAGGCCTTGATGCAGGTACAGCATTCGAAATTCTTTCCATTGATATTGCTGATATCGATATAGGTAAAAACATTGGTGCCGGACTTCAAATTGATCAGGCAGATGCCGATAAAAATATTGCACAAGCTCGTGCTGAAGAGCGCAGGGCTATGGCAGTTGCACAGGAGCAGGAGAATAAGGCCCTTGCCCAGGAAATGCGTGCAAAAGTTATTAAAGCCGAAGCAGAAATTCCAAAAGCAATGGCAGAAGCCTTCCGCTCAGGCAATTTAGGTGTAATGGATTATTACCGCATGAAAAATATCGATGCCGATACAAAAATGCGTGATTCTATTGCAGATGAAGATAGCGATGGCGATATTCCACATAACGAATAA
- a CDS encoding YkgJ family cysteine cluster protein: MECRPGCGACCIAPSISSPIPGMPDGKPAGVRCIHLSEDYRCLIFDSPDRPAVCADFQAEPGVCGTNRNEALEILTNLEREADK, from the coding sequence ATGGAATGTCGCCCCGGTTGTGGAGCTTGTTGCATTGCGCCTTCTATATCATCACCGATTCCGGGAATGCCCGATGGCAAACCTGCAGGGGTTCGCTGTATTCATTTATCTGAGGATTACAGGTGTTTAATTTTTGATTCGCCTGACCGCCCCGCAGTCTGCGCTGATTTTCAGGCTGAACCAGGCGTATGTGGCACTAACCGTAATGAAGCTCTTGAAATATTGACCAATTTGGAGCGTGAAGCTGACAAGTAA
- a CDS encoding IS4 family transposase → MDKTTHFFGTSVFGQLISLIDSKIITASAKKHGSDHYVKKFKTKDHLISMLFCSFAKCTSLREVSGAMLGLSGKTKHFQLNHIPKKSTLSDSNKRRDCDVFGEIYNKLLKQYGHYISDSRIKDVINKQVEIIDSSTISLFKDILKCVGRHPKTGKKKGGIKLHATINVDETAPKMVWLTSAATHDHVLLNSLKHNANTIYVFDKGYNDYKAFDKFSQTDTGFVTRIKDNAAYKTLNDCKIEEHIHSGVEKDEIIEVQVKYENNTRPLKLRKVQFYDRNLKRRFEFLTNLFEMRADLIAAIYKLRWQIELLFKQLKQNFPLKYFLGDNENAIKIQIYCALIANLLMTVIQKTLKRKWAFSNLVSFCKIHLFNYIHLFRFLEHPDKDWQKTYDELMQPSLF, encoded by the coding sequence ATGGATAAAACTACACATTTTTTTGGAACATCGGTTTTCGGACAGCTGATTTCCTTAATTGATTCAAAAATCATTACTGCAAGTGCAAAAAAGCACGGTTCGGATCACTATGTAAAGAAGTTTAAAACTAAAGATCACTTAATTAGCATGCTGTTTTGTTCTTTTGCTAAATGCACATCTTTACGCGAAGTAAGTGGCGCAATGCTTGGTTTATCAGGTAAAACCAAACATTTTCAGTTAAATCATATTCCAAAGAAAAGTACCTTGTCAGATTCAAATAAACGTAGAGATTGTGATGTGTTCGGAGAAATCTACAATAAGCTACTCAAACAATATGGTCATTATATTTCGGACAGCAGAATTAAAGATGTAATAAACAAACAAGTAGAGATTATTGACAGCTCAACCATCAGTTTGTTTAAGGATATATTGAAGTGTGTTGGACGGCATCCTAAAACCGGTAAAAAGAAAGGCGGTATAAAACTTCATGCAACGATAAATGTAGACGAAACTGCACCCAAGATGGTTTGGCTCACCAGTGCTGCCACTCATGACCATGTATTGTTAAATAGTCTTAAGCATAATGCAAACACAATATACGTATTTGACAAAGGCTATAATGACTACAAAGCCTTTGATAAATTTTCGCAAACAGATACAGGTTTTGTCACCCGAATAAAAGACAATGCAGCATATAAAACGCTAAATGATTGTAAGATAGAAGAACATATTCATAGTGGGGTTGAAAAAGATGAAATCATAGAAGTTCAGGTAAAATATGAGAATAACACACGCCCTTTAAAGCTGCGTAAAGTCCAGTTCTACGACAGAAACCTTAAAAGACGGTTTGAGTTTTTAACTAACTTGTTTGAAATGAGGGCTGATTTAATAGCTGCTATTTACAAACTACGATGGCAAATTGAACTTCTGTTCAAACAATTAAAACAAAATTTCCCGCTAAAATATTTTCTCGGGGACAATGAAAATGCGATTAAAATACAGATATACTGTGCCTTAATCGCAAACCTATTGATGACTGTTATCCAAAAAACGCTCAAGAGGAAATGGGCGTTTTCCAATTTAGTTAGCTTCTGTAAAATTCATTTGTTTAACTACATTCATTTATTCAGGTTTCTTGAGCATCCGGACAAAGATTGGCAGAAAACTTATGACGAATTGATGCAGCCCTCTCTATTCTGA
- a CDS encoding response regulator: MKHFLLFIQVFLITAFVSAQSLQELEQKYNENKASGNTNQVIFYLNKIAYKHWNNGQLNEAAAKYNELLKLTEQQGNTAGIRNIHTNLGLVYSDLTQYDKALNSFRSALDIAKQQKSKPAMASAYVNIAVVHQSAGNEKRALENTEKALELARELNQMNLIKTCYGMLAETHKKLGNTEETMKYFNLYSSFDKHLKEQEMEKMKKETQEVVKQAQADKQKTVSELNQEREKLKATADTLEQIEQLSKEQKQIIRLKDEKEEEMRAKLRSEEIIRYLLLGIAAIIFVFAFFIYRQVKQTKKANVALSQSNEEIKKQRDEIKKQSEKIRSSIQYAQRIQNAVLPPEDMFEKYLSEYFVLFKPRDIVSGDFYWMTEKDNKLIIAAADCTGHGVPGAFMSMLGVAFLNEIVNKIIENKHVKSLQASEILMHLKEYVINSLHQKGTAHESRDGMDIALVVIDKNTRELQFAGANNPLYLIRDGELTIYSGDGMSISYNRDNTAEFTNHHITTKPDDLIYIFSDGYPDQFGGDKGRKFMSKRFKRLLLEVHKESLDKQKHILDRTIMEWKKGHMQVDDMLVMGIKMDFKTSEKLARDQYDWSNKKVLIAEDTEANYLYLVEALRRTNVEIIRARNGKEAVEMAMEHNDIDLVLMDVNMPVMDGFEATQNIKEKKRKLPVVAQTALNISDVENKAKKVGVDDIIYKPIKLKLFLKIVGKFLG, encoded by the coding sequence ATGAAGCATTTTTTACTTTTCATTCAGGTTTTCCTCATTACAGCCTTTGTCAGCGCCCAGTCTCTGCAAGAGCTTGAACAAAAATATAATGAAAATAAAGCGAGTGGAAACACAAATCAGGTGATATTTTACCTCAATAAAATTGCCTATAAACACTGGAACAATGGTCAATTAAACGAGGCTGCAGCTAAGTATAATGAGCTACTTAAACTTACTGAACAACAGGGTAATACGGCTGGTATTCGCAATATTCATACAAACCTGGGGTTGGTTTATTCAGACCTTACGCAATATGATAAAGCCTTGAATTCATTCCGGTCAGCTTTAGATATTGCAAAGCAACAAAAGAGCAAGCCTGCCATGGCAAGTGCTTATGTAAATATTGCAGTGGTGCATCAGAGTGCGGGAAATGAAAAAAGGGCGCTGGAAAATACCGAAAAAGCCCTGGAGTTGGCCAGGGAACTCAATCAAATGAATTTGATTAAAACCTGCTACGGTATGCTGGCTGAAACGCATAAAAAACTGGGCAATACCGAAGAAACCATGAAGTATTTCAATCTTTACTCCTCTTTCGATAAGCATTTGAAGGAGCAGGAGATGGAAAAAATGAAGAAAGAAACTCAGGAGGTGGTAAAGCAAGCCCAGGCCGATAAACAAAAAACAGTAAGCGAACTGAACCAGGAACGGGAAAAACTTAAAGCCACAGCGGATACGCTTGAACAAATAGAACAACTTTCAAAAGAACAAAAGCAAATTATAAGACTTAAAGACGAGAAGGAAGAAGAGATGCGTGCCAAATTGCGTAGCGAAGAAATCATACGCTACCTCTTGCTTGGTATAGCAGCAATCATTTTTGTTTTTGCCTTCTTTATTTATCGCCAGGTTAAGCAAACTAAAAAGGCAAATGTTGCACTTTCGCAAAGCAATGAGGAAATTAAAAAGCAACGAGACGAAATAAAAAAGCAATCTGAAAAAATTCGTTCCAGTATACAGTATGCACAGCGTATTCAAAATGCAGTGCTGCCACCTGAAGATATGTTCGAAAAGTATTTGAGCGAATATTTTGTGCTGTTTAAACCACGGGATATTGTATCTGGCGATTTTTACTGGATGACCGAAAAAGATAACAAGCTCATTATTGCTGCTGCAGATTGCACGGGTCATGGTGTTCCCGGAGCATTTATGAGTATGCTGGGTGTTGCCTTTTTAAATGAGATTGTGAATAAAATTATTGAAAACAAGCATGTTAAATCCTTGCAGGCCAGTGAAATATTAATGCATCTGAAGGAGTATGTAATTAATTCTCTACACCAGAAAGGAACAGCGCATGAAAGTCGCGATGGAATGGATATAGCGTTGGTTGTAATCGACAAAAATACACGGGAATTGCAATTTGCCGGAGCCAATAACCCATTATACCTCATTCGTGATGGAGAATTAACCATTTATTCGGGCGATGGCATGTCCATTAGCTATAATCGCGATAATACTGCTGAGTTTACCAATCATCATATAACAACAAAGCCCGATGATCTGATATACATCTTTTCAGATGGCTATCCGGACCAGTTTGGCGGCGATAAAGGGCGTAAGTTTATGTCTAAGCGCTTTAAGCGGTTATTGCTTGAAGTTCATAAAGAATCGCTCGATAAACAGAAACATATTCTCGATCGCACCATTATGGAATGGAAAAAAGGCCATATGCAAGTAGATGATATGCTGGTGATGGGGATTAAAATGGACTTCAAAACCTCTGAAAAACTGGCACGGGATCAATATGACTGGAGTAATAAGAAGGTTCTGATTGCGGAAGATACAGAAGCCAATTATTTATACCTGGTGGAAGCACTACGGCGCACTAACGTAGAGATCATCCGGGCCCGTAATGGTAAAGAAGCAGTTGAGATGGCCATGGAACACAATGACATTGATCTGGTGCTCATGGATGTGAATATGCCGGTGATGGACGGGTTTGAAGCTACACAGAATATCAAAGAGAAAAAAAGAAAACTACCTGTTGTGGCTCAAACTGCATTAAATATCTCTGATGTGGAGAATAAAGCCAAAAAGGTTGGCGTTGATGATATTATTTATAAGCCAATCAAACTTAAACTATTTCTTAAAATTGTTGGTAAATTTCTGGGTTGA
- a CDS encoding OmpL47-type beta-barrel domain-containing protein: protein MKRVLFSITCIFLSITLFGQQRIEHKSQLYKADDGKLYIQKEMPVYLYLSTSPDEDAKKVRLESEDSKDYTNPMYFDTEGINTFHSPWKIDTVTRKYVYPKEDIIFEVYADGNAPRTRIKNIAKGYKKDDKVFLRGDFSLDFKAYDGLSGVREIYYSIDGAPYKSFKKPVELSEEKVYDIQFYAVDNVGNDEKTRNQKIVIDKTNPESSIKIEGDRADNVVSGNSAIIVETTENGSGVKQIYYRINEQSVKPFKYPIKTSWFSEGEHAISYYAIDNLGNKEAWKTFDFYVDKTPPVIVEEIMGNTFMANGVEYSSGRSKFKITSMDNKAGVKSIHYKIGDNEPKEYTEPFYLKGNSGTLKIQTWAFDKVNNKAVGSKSSTKRGASYVDLAGPDLAYKFLGDFVKNRDTVIISERTKIQLIAKDPESGLDYIAYSIDEGPQKNFNETFNVADPGYHEIYFTGYDKVGNTNQSEFFFMVDNDPPRINIDFSVEPIGSKTALDNKIYVYPDHLKLFLSATDNLAGLKNIYYTINGSREYTYSTPLENFEGGRDYSIHVKVVDKLGNIREKDFKFSIN from the coding sequence ATGAAAAGAGTTCTATTCTCTATTACATGCATCTTTTTAAGTATAACGCTCTTTGGACAGCAAAGAATTGAGCATAAAAGTCAGTTGTATAAAGCTGATGATGGCAAACTATATATTCAAAAGGAGATGCCTGTTTATTTATATCTGAGCACTTCACCCGATGAAGATGCCAAAAAAGTGAGACTTGAAAGTGAGGACTCCAAAGACTATACAAACCCAATGTATTTTGATACTGAGGGGATCAATACATTTCATTCTCCATGGAAAATAGATACTGTAACCAGGAAATATGTTTATCCTAAAGAAGACATTATTTTTGAGGTTTATGCTGATGGAAATGCACCACGAACACGCATTAAAAATATTGCTAAAGGATATAAGAAAGATGATAAGGTATTTTTGCGTGGTGATTTTAGCCTTGATTTTAAGGCATACGATGGTTTATCAGGCGTTAGAGAAATATATTACTCCATTGATGGGGCACCATATAAGTCTTTCAAAAAACCTGTTGAGCTCAGTGAGGAAAAGGTTTACGATATTCAGTTTTATGCGGTAGATAACGTTGGTAATGATGAAAAGACACGTAACCAGAAGATTGTAATTGATAAAACAAATCCCGAGTCATCGATAAAAATTGAGGGTGACCGTGCAGATAACGTGGTTTCAGGCAATAGTGCCATTATTGTAGAAACTACAGAGAATGGCTCAGGTGTGAAGCAAATATATTACCGCATCAACGAACAGAGTGTGAAACCGTTCAAATATCCCATTAAAACATCGTGGTTCTCTGAAGGAGAACATGCTATTTCTTATTATGCAATCGACAATTTGGGGAATAAAGAAGCATGGAAAACATTTGATTTTTATGTAGACAAAACCCCGCCTGTTATTGTAGAAGAGATTATGGGGAATACTTTTATGGCAAATGGCGTAGAGTATTCATCCGGAAGAAGTAAGTTTAAAATTACAAGCATGGATAATAAAGCCGGTGTAAAAAGTATACATTATAAAATTGGAGATAATGAGCCGAAAGAATATACTGAACCTTTTTACTTAAAAGGGAATAGCGGAACCCTTAAAATTCAAACCTGGGCTTTCGATAAAGTAAATAACAAGGCTGTTGGGAGCAAGAGCAGCACCAAGAGAGGTGCTTCTTATGTAGACCTAGCCGGACCGGACCTTGCATATAAGTTTCTTGGCGATTTTGTAAAAAACCGTGACACCGTGATCATTTCTGAGCGCACAAAAATACAACTCATAGCAAAAGACCCGGAATCTGGCCTCGATTATATTGCCTATTCCATTGACGAGGGACCGCAAAAAAACTTTAATGAGACATTTAATGTTGCAGATCCGGGATACCATGAAATATACTTCACGGGTTATGATAAGGTTGGAAACACCAATCAGTCTGAATTTTTCTTTATGGTCGATAATGACCCGCCGCGTATTAATATTGACTTTAGTGTAGAACCTATTGGTAGCAAAACGGCCCTGGATAATAAGATTTATGTTTATCCTGATCATTTAAAATTGTTTTTGTCAGCTACCGATAATTTAGCCGGACTCAAAAATATTTATTACACAATTAATGGAAGTAGAGAGTACACATATTCAACGCCATTAGAGAACTTCGAAGGCGGTCGTGATTACAGTATCCATGTAAAAGTTGTCGATAAGCTTGGAAATATAAGGGAAAAAGACTTTAAATTTTCAATCAACTAA
- a CDS encoding GyrI-like domain-containing protein produces the protein MTLLTKQLLVVVIILLVLFMGALSILLYHKMFKKIKVKEGAFRPLNFAYTFHKGDYQKNMVIMEDLMKELQKASIPVVSPATIYYDNPRKTKRFELRSDIGFIVPDSITQDQPGDFELKKVHHKKYIYTAFPYKSRFSIMIGAMRVYPAFKKYLKKLGKPEREMIEIYEMQNKTIIYLMPVED, from the coding sequence ATGACATTATTAACAAAACAATTATTAGTGGTTGTAATTATACTCCTGGTGCTTTTTATGGGTGCTTTGAGTATACTGTTGTATCACAAAATGTTTAAAAAAATTAAGGTAAAAGAAGGCGCTTTTCGCCCCCTTAATTTTGCTTATACTTTTCATAAGGGCGATTATCAAAAGAATATGGTAATTATGGAGGATTTGATGAAAGAACTACAAAAAGCATCTATTCCTGTGGTGAGTCCTGCAACTATTTATTACGATAACCCCAGAAAAACCAAAAGATTTGAACTCCGTAGCGATATCGGTTTTATTGTTCCCGATTCAATTACACAAGATCAACCTGGAGACTTTGAACTTAAAAAGGTACATCATAAAAAATATATTTATACAGCATTTCCCTATAAAAGCCGTTTTTCCATTATGATTGGAGCCATGCGCGTTTACCCGGCATTCAAAAAATATTTGAAAAAGTTAGGTAAACCCGAAAGAGAGATGATTGAGATTTATGAAATGCAAAACAAAACAATCATATATCTCATGCCTGTTGAAGATTAG
- a CDS encoding RluA family pseudouridine synthase has product MENKEQEMYEHYQFHADPGQKPLRIDRFLVVRIENASRNKIQEAAQAGFILVNGTPVKPNYKVKPGDEVRVMMSQPPREIEIIPEDIPLDIVHEDESLIVVNKPAGLVVHPGYGNYTGTLVNALAYHFRDLPMFKDNTDPRPGLIHRIDKNTSGLLVIAKTETAKVKLAAQFADHTSQRTYQAVIWGSPKTDEGTITGHIGRSLKNRKVMTVFPEGEYGKHAVTHYKVLQRYDYVSLIECKLETGRTHQIRAHMKYIGHPIFNDNEYGGDRILKGTTFTKYKQFVRNCFEVCPRQALHAKTLGFKHPESGEMMSFNSDLPQDMSQLLERWTNYLQNRINK; this is encoded by the coding sequence ATGGAAAATAAGGAGCAGGAGATGTATGAACACTATCAGTTTCATGCCGATCCGGGGCAAAAACCATTGCGAATAGACCGGTTTTTGGTTGTAAGAATAGAAAACGCAAGTCGTAATAAAATACAGGAGGCTGCCCAGGCAGGTTTTATTTTAGTAAATGGGACACCCGTAAAGCCAAATTATAAGGTGAAACCCGGCGATGAGGTACGGGTTATGATGAGTCAACCCCCACGCGAAATTGAGATTATTCCTGAAGATATTCCGCTTGATATTGTGCATGAAGATGAGTCGCTGATCGTGGTAAATAAACCTGCCGGACTTGTTGTCCATCCCGGTTATGGCAACTATACCGGTACGCTGGTAAATGCCCTCGCATATCATTTTCGCGATTTGCCCATGTTTAAAGATAATACCGATCCCAGACCGGGACTAATACACCGGATCGATAAGAATACTTCCGGATTGTTGGTGATTGCTAAAACAGAGACTGCAAAAGTAAAACTGGCGGCTCAGTTTGCAGATCATACGTCACAACGTACCTACCAGGCTGTAATTTGGGGAAGCCCAAAAACTGATGAGGGTACAATTACGGGACATATAGGCCGGTCACTTAAAAACCGGAAAGTAATGACGGTTTTCCCTGAAGGTGAGTATGGTAAGCATGCCGTTACGCATTATAAAGTGCTTCAGCGCTACGATTATGTTTCACTTATAGAATGCAAGCTTGAAACCGGCAGAACACACCAGATTCGTGCGCACATGAAATACATCGGTCATCCAATATTCAACGACAATGAATATGGCGGCGATCGCATCCTTAAAGGCACAACATTTACAAAATACAAACAGTTTGTTCGCAATTGTTTTGAGGTTTGTCCACGCCAGGCACTTCACGCTAAAACACTGGGCTTTAAGCATCCTGAAAGCGGAGAAATGATGAGCTTTAATTCTGATCTGCCACAAGACATGTCGCAGTTACTTGAAAGGTGGACAAATTACCTTCAAAACAGGATAAACAAATAA
- a CDS encoding thiamine-binding protein, with protein MFISVEISYYPLENNYDQPVSEFIEGLNQMADINTEVGSMSTVVTGEYRKVMDALDALMSQSFENYSSVFNLKISNTCPV; from the coding sequence ATGTTTATAAGCGTAGAAATAAGTTATTATCCGCTCGAAAATAACTATGACCAGCCTGTAAGTGAATTTATTGAGGGCCTGAACCAAATGGCTGACATAAATACAGAAGTTGGCAGTATGAGTACCGTGGTAACAGGAGAATATCGCAAAGTAATGGATGCTCTAGACGCACTTATGAGCCAATCCTTTGAAAATTACAGCTCGGTATTCAACCTAAAAATTTCCAATACCTGCCCGGTTTAA
- a CDS encoding class I SAM-dependent methyltransferase — protein sequence MNVFAKEKVAQGYDDYYNTDFGKKVGQIEEQLVKDLMQEIPPMPMLELGCGTGHWTRIFMNMGYEVTATDVAEPMLRVIRTKDLKINIRELDAMNLPFEDNSLKLITGITMLEFVHDQQRVIDEIFRVLKPGGWLVLGCLNSESVLGKTADNDPVFKHAKFLDAASLKEKLDSFKRVEIKSGVHFSESFEIMDGKPEAKAYAPAFMAVLAQKG from the coding sequence ATGAATGTTTTCGCCAAAGAAAAAGTTGCACAGGGCTACGATGACTATTATAACACTGATTTTGGGAAAAAAGTGGGTCAAATAGAGGAGCAGCTTGTAAAAGATCTGATGCAGGAAATACCGCCAATGCCTATGCTTGAGCTGGGATGTGGAACAGGCCACTGGACACGCATATTTATGAACATGGGATATGAGGTTACTGCTACAGATGTTGCCGAACCAATGCTCAGGGTAATTCGAACCAAAGACCTGAAAATAAATATCAGGGAGCTTGATGCAATGAATCTACCTTTTGAAGATAATAGCCTGAAATTAATAACAGGTATTACGATGCTGGAATTTGTGCATGATCAGCAACGGGTAATTGATGAAATATTCAGGGTGCTGAAACCGGGAGGCTGGCTGGTTTTGGGTTGTTTAAACAGCGAATCGGTATTGGGTAAAACAGCAGACAATGATCCGGTTTTTAAGCATGCTAAATTTCTTGATGCCGCATCATTAAAAGAAAAACTGGATAGTTTTAAACGTGTTGAAATTAAAAGTGGTGTCCATTTTTCTGAAAGTTTTGAAATTATGGATGGTAAGCCCGAGGCCAAAGCATATGCACCGGCTTTCATGGCAGTATTGGCACAAAAAGGTTAA
- a CDS encoding ATP-dependent Clp protease adaptor ClpS yields MTGSRINPEPKQTNVDKKVDKRVLLLYNDDVNTFDFVIKSLVEVCNHNNEQAEQCAYITHYKGKCDIKTGSMELLKPMKNILIDRGLSVTIE; encoded by the coding sequence ATGACAGGGTCAAGAATTAATCCGGAACCAAAGCAGACAAATGTTGATAAAAAAGTGGACAAGCGCGTGCTGCTACTTTATAATGATGATGTCAATACTTTTGATTTTGTAATCAAATCACTTGTTGAAGTGTGTAATCATAATAATGAGCAGGCAGAGCAATGTGCCTACATTACACATTACAAAGGCAAATGTGATATAAAAACCGGATCAATGGAACTCCTTAAGCCAATGAAAAATATTTTGATCGACAGAGGCCTGTCTGTAACAATTGAATAA
- a CDS encoding NfeD family protein encodes MGTTFAVIMLIVIGVILLLLEFLVIPGTTIAAIGGVLFIGAGIYLSYETFGSETGNYVLLGAIVFLFLSVFWALRWGTWRKFMLNENVDGVVSQTESEDEVKVGDEGICISRLNPMGRVRVNGKSYEARSYEAYVNERTRIKVVKVESNKLIVKQLNS; translated from the coding sequence ATGGGAACAACTTTTGCCGTAATAATGCTAATTGTAATAGGTGTAATTTTACTCCTGTTAGAGTTTTTGGTCATACCCGGAACCACAATTGCTGCCATTGGCGGCGTATTATTTATTGGGGCGGGCATTTATCTCTCTTATGAAACTTTCGGTTCCGAAACCGGTAATTACGTTTTGCTCGGTGCAATTGTATTTCTGTTTTTAAGTGTATTTTGGGCTCTCCGTTGGGGCACGTGGCGAAAATTTATGCTCAATGAAAATGTTGATGGCGTTGTGTCGCAAACAGAATCAGAAGATGAAGTAAAAGTAGGCGACGAAGGTATTTGTATCTCCAGATTGAATCCCATGGGGCGCGTCCGTGTCAACGGAAAATCATACGAAGCACGTTCGTACGAAGCTTATGTAAATGAACGTACCCGCATAAAAGTTGTAAAAGTAGAATCGAATAAACTTATTGTTAAACAATTAAATAGCTAG
- a CDS encoding lysophospholipid acyltransferase family protein: MKKAGFFAIRIFSGFLGIQPFFILYGLSDITALILQYLVGYRRKVVQRNLKSCFPEKSAKELAKIERKFYRNLSDITIETFKGLYMSKKQISKRFKVLNPEVMQKYFERGQDTLGLASHYANWEWGILGVDFQIPHQAVSIYKPMHNEYAENFSFKRRSRFGMKLIGIKETKAYFASEKEKPNTYILAADQHPNDKKKSIVVDFFNIETASIHGPEAYGRNTGMPILYYDIQRTKRGHYTMEIIELFEHPKSTNFGEITQKYMSTVESIIRRKPENWLWSHKRWKYTKNDIERIKAYNQEWIEKEKAQKSR, translated from the coding sequence ATGAAAAAAGCAGGCTTTTTCGCAATACGTATTTTTTCGGGATTTTTAGGAATTCAGCCGTTTTTTATTCTGTATGGATTATCTGATATCACGGCGCTAATTTTACAATATTTGGTAGGCTACAGGCGCAAAGTTGTACAGAGAAACCTAAAGAGCTGCTTTCCCGAAAAAAGCGCAAAAGAACTGGCCAAAATAGAAAGAAAGTTTTACAGAAACCTGAGCGACATCACCATTGAGACTTTCAAAGGACTTTACATGTCGAAAAAACAGATTTCAAAACGCTTTAAAGTCCTGAATCCCGAAGTAATGCAGAAATATTTTGAAAGGGGCCAGGATACATTGGGACTTGCAAGTCATTATGCAAACTGGGAATGGGGTATTTTGGGAGTCGATTTTCAGATACCGCATCAGGCGGTTTCCATATACAAACCGATGCATAATGAATATGCAGAAAACTTCTCTTTTAAGCGTCGTTCGCGTTTTGGAATGAAACTCATAGGTATAAAAGAGACCAAAGCCTATTTTGCTTCAGAAAAAGAAAAGCCCAACACTTATATATTAGCAGCAGATCAACACCCGAACGATAAAAAGAAATCGATTGTAGTTGATTTTTTCAATATTGAAACAGCCAGTATTCATGGTCCGGAAGCTTACGGTAGAAATACTGGTATGCCCATACTTTATTATGATATTCAGCGTACAAAGCGCGGCCACTATACCATGGAGATTATAGAGCTCTTTGAGCACCCAAAATCAACCAATTTTGGGGAAATCACGCAAAAATACATGAGTACAGTAGAATCAATCATTCGCAGGAAACCTGAAAACTGGCTCTGGTCGCACAAAAGGTGGAAGTATACAAAGAATGATATTGAGCGTATCAAAGCCTACAATCAGGAATGGATTGAAAAAGAGAAAGCTCAAAAATCCAGGTAG